One Malania oleifera isolate guangnan ecotype guangnan chromosome 9, ASM2987363v1, whole genome shotgun sequence DNA segment encodes these proteins:
- the LOC131164478 gene encoding intracellular protein transport protein USO1-like, whose amino-acid sequence MFKSARWRSEKNKIKAVFKLQFHATQVPKLPGDALMISVIPVEVGRPTVRLEKATVRDGSCSWETPVYETIKFMQDSKTGKILERIYQFRVSTGLSKAGVVGEVSIDFAEYAEATKPSSVSLPLKNSNYDAVLHVSILRMQENVDQREAEESEDTKMKQQDRTLRAHLSFDDTHGSTRSNSTEDGHNVEPNGNDRTTSGSDITLSSSESSSGFNTPRELGLKNNIHHDSTAFLPSLSFASVPQKPISNAAMSVYQEHQRSQWEWTVGSAHELSTDDSISSSQDALQMVSSQHDSDVMVENLRSELHVLAKQAKVSELELQTLRKQIVKEGKRGQELSREVVSLKEERDALKVECEKLRGIKNHTTEAKVKSKFHFENGDPRALLEELRQELDYEKDLNANLRLQLQKTQDSNSELILVVQDLDEMLEQKNREISNICRKSTSENDVELQETISNQVNDEEQKALEELVMEHRDTKETHLLEQKIIDLYSEIEIYRRDKDELETQMEQLALDYEILKQENHDILYKLEQSQLQEQLRMQYECSPSFDTLCELETQIENLENQLSKQSKELSDSSATIKELETQVKSLEEELEKQAQNFETDLDSLMHAKVEQEQRAIRAEEALRMTRWKNASTAERLQEEFKRLSMQMASSFDANEKLATKALTEATELRLQKSNLEALLHKAEQELQSVRDSYEAKLLGLSNQIDLKTSQIEQMMMEIEDNTKRLEHQKKHKEEVCGDLSREILTLRADAQRLKTENEMLSEQAEHGESVTAEMEQMKTSMKETELLVQRGDIEKNELEGMLVLARTEVEKSVEKLNSMKYLKDEKEKAVKMLKSEVEKLTAQYNDLKKSMSDGELEKEKLRKQVLQLKADLKKKDDALSSIEKKLKDSNARPAVLDGTKAIQRSNKSPPVPRASKEVTSLKEKIKLLEGQIKLKEAALEKSSNTFLEKEKDLLNKIEELESRVGELHQNSASFFKVAEDSSDISPNGRPEEGRNAVDDLSGMACRSEENGMQMSFIKSNDVISEEKTEVPTVSTKDQRNLNELLTEMALLNERNRSMEGELKEMQDRYSEISLKFAEVEGERQKLVMTVRNLKNAMKC is encoded by the exons ATGTTCAAGTCGGCGAGATGGAGGAGCGAGAAGAACAAGATCAAGGCTGTTTTCAAATTGCAGTTTCATGCAACCCAG gtgccAAAGTTGCCAGGGGATGCATTGATGATATCCGTGATTCCTGTGGAGGTGGGAAGGCCAACAGTGAGATTAGAGAAAGCTACAGTTCGGGATGGGAGCTGTAGCTGGGAAACTCCTGTGTATGAAACGATTAAATTCATGCAGGACTCGAAAACGGGGAAGATTTTGGAGAGAATTTATCAGTTCCGCGTCTCAACT GGATTGTCAAAGGCTGGTGTTGTTGGAGAAGTTTCTATTGATTTTGCAGAATATGCTGAGGCAACCAAGCCTTCATCTGTTTCTCTTCCCCTTAAGAATTCAAACTATGATGCAGTATTGCAT GTATCGATTCTGAGGATGCAGGAAAATGTGGATCAGAG AGAAGCTGAGGAAAGTGAAGACACAAAGATGAAACAGCAAGACAGGACTTTGAGGGCCCATTTAAGCTTTGACGATACTCATGGAAGCACCAGAAGTAATTCTACCGAA GATGGGCACAATGTTGAGCCAAATGGGAATGACAGAACAACCAGTGGATCTGATATTACATTGTCGAGCTCTGAGAGCAGTTCTGGATTTAACACTCCACGAGAACTTGGACTGAAAAATAACATCCATCATGACTCTACGGCCTTTCTACCATCTCTGAGCTTTGCTTCAGTTCCTCAGAAACCAATAAGCAATGCTGCAATGTCGGTATACCAAGAGCATCAAAGATCACAATGGGAGTGGACGGTGGGCTCTGCTCATGAATTAAGCACAGATGACTCAATAAGCAGTTCCCAGGATGCCCTTCAGATGGTGAGTTCTCAACATGATTCAGATGTTATGGTCGAAAATCTGAGGAGTGAACTCCATGTTCTGGCTAAGCAGGCCAAAGTGTCTGAATTAGAATTACAGACTCTCCGAAAGCAGATAGTAAAAGAGGGTAAACGAGGTCAGGAACTCTCAAGAGAAGTGGTTAGCCTGAAAGAGGAGAGAGATGCTCTCAAGGTTGAATGCGAAAAACTGAGGGGCATTAAGAATCACACAACTGAGGCAAAAGTTAAAAGCAAGTTTCATTTTGAAAATGGGGATCCACGGGCTCTACTTGAAGAACTCAGACAAGAACTGGATTATGAGAAGGACCTGAATGCAAACCTTCGTTTACAACTGCAGAAGACACAGGACTCTAACTCAGAGTTAATTCTTGTGGTGCAAGACCTAGATGAAATGCTGGAACAGAAGAATAGGGAGATATCGAATATCTGCAGGAAATCAACTAGTGAAAACGATGTAGAGCTACAGGAAACCATCTCAAACCAAGTGAATGATGAAGAACAAAAGGCATTGGAAGAGCTTGTTATGGAGCACAGGGATACCAAGGAAACACACTTGCTTGAGCAAAAGATCATAGACCTTTACAGTGAAATAGAGATCTATAGGAGAGATAAGGATGAGCTAGAGACGCAGATGGAGCAGCTTGCCCTTGACTATGAAATTTTGAAACAGGAAAATCACGACATCTTGTATAAACTGGAGCAAAGCCAGCTGCAAGAACAACTGAGGATGCAATATGAATGTTCGCCTTCTTTTGACACCCTATGTGAACTTGAAACCCAGATTGAGAACCTGGAAAATCAGCTGAGTAAGCAGTCAAAAGAATTATCAGATTCCTCGGCCACCATAAAAGAGCTTGAAACCCAAGTGAAGAGCTTGGAAGAAGAACTGGAGAAACAGGCACAGAACTTCGAAACTGATCTAGACTCATTAATGCATGCTAAAGTTGAGCAGGAGCAGAGAGCCATCCGAGCTGAGGAAGCCTTGAGAATGACAAGGTGGAAAAATGCTAGTACAGCAGAAAGGCTGCAGGAGGAATTCAAAAGGCTTTCTATGCAAATGGCATCTAGTTTTGATGCAAATGAGAAGCTGGCTACAAAAGCACTGACAGAAGCAACTGAACTGCGTCTGCAGAAAAGTAATTTAGAAGCATTGCTCCACAAAGCCGAACAAGAGCTTCAGTCTGTCAGGGATTCTTATGAGGCGAAACTGCTAGGGCTTTCCAACCAAATAGATTTGAAGACCAGTCAAATAGAACAGATGATGATGGAAATCGAGGATAATACCAAGCGACTTGAGCATCAGAAAAAACACAAGGAGGAAGTTTGTGGAGATCTCTCACGGGAGATCCTAACACTCAGAGCAGATGCGCAAAGGCTCAAAACAGAAAATGAGATGCTTTCTGAGCAGGCTGAACATGGAGAAAGTGTTACTGCTGAAATGGAACAAATGAAGACGTCAATGAAAGAAACTGAATTGTTGGTGCAGAGAGGGGACATAGAAAAAAATGAACTAGAAGGTATGCTTGTTTTGGCAAGGACAGAAGTGGAGAAGTCAGTGGAGAAACTGAATAGTATGAAGTATCTCAAGGATGAGAAGGAGAAGGCAGTGAAAATGCTGAAGTCAGAAGTGGAAAAACTGACAGCTCAGTATAATGACTTGAagaaatctatgtctgatggagagctagagaaagagaaaTTAAGAAAGCAGGTGTTGCAATTAAAGGCTGACCTAAAGAAGAAGGATGATGCATTGTCCAGCATTGAGAAGAAGCTTAAGGATAGTAATGCGCGGCCTGCAGTTTTAGATGGAACAAAGGCAATTCAGAGAAGCAACAAGTCTCCTCCAGTTCCTCGAGCCTCCAAGGAGGTTACAAGTCTGAAGGAGAAAATAAAGTTGCTTGAG GGACAGATAAAACTAAAGGAAGCCGCActtgaaaagtcatcaaatactttTCTGGAGAAGGAGAAGGATCTTCTCAATAAAATTGAAGAATTAGAAAGTAGAGTGGGAGAGCTCCATCAGAACAGTGCAAGTTTCTTTAAG GTGGCTGAAGATAGCAGTGACATTTCTCCAAATGGTAGACCAGAGGAAGGGAGGAACGCAGTTGATGATTTGAGCGGGATGGCATGCAGGTCCGAGGAAAACGGGATGCAGATGTCATTTATTAAGAG CAATGATGTTATCTCAGAGGAAAAAACAGAAGTCCCCACTGTTAGTACCAAAGATCAACGCAACCTCAATGAATTGTTAACTGAAATGGCATTATTAAATGAGAGGAACAGATCAATGGAAGGCGAACTGAAGGAAATGCAGGATAGGTATTCAGAAATAAGCCTGAAGTTTGCTGAGGTAGAGGGGGAAAGGCAGAAGCTCGTAATGACTGTACGGAACCTCAAGAATGCTATGAAGTGCTAA